From a single Ascaphus truei isolate aAscTru1 chromosome 2, aAscTru1.hap1, whole genome shotgun sequence genomic region:
- the PABPC1 gene encoding polyadenylate-binding protein 1: MNPSAPSYPMASLYVGDLHPDVTEAMLYEKFSPAGPILSIRVCRDMITRRSLGYAYVNFQQPADAERALDTMNFDVIKGKPVRIMWSQRDPSLRKSGVGNIFIKNLDKSIDNKALYDTFSAFGNILSCKVVCDENGSKGYGFVHFETQEAAERAIDKMNGMLLNDRKVFVGRFKSRKEREAELGARAKEFTNVYIKNFGEDMDDERLKEMFGRYGPALSVKVMTDDSGKSKGFGFVSFERHEDAQKAVDDMNGKDMNGKAIYVGRAQKKVERQTELKRKFEQMKQDRITRYQGVNLYVKNLDDGIDDERLRKEFAPFGTITSAKVMMEGGRSKGFGFVCFSSPEEATKAVTEMNGRIVATKPLYVALAQRKEERQAHLTNQYMQRMASVRAVPNPVINPYQPPPSSYFMAAIPPAQNRAAYYPAGQLAQLRPSPRWTAQGARPHPFQNMPGAIRPAAPRPPAFGAMRPTSQVPRVMSTQRVANTSTQTMGPRPTAAAAAAAATSAVRTVPQYKYAAGVRNPQQHLNTQPQVAMQQPAVHVQGQEPLTASMLASAPPQEQKQMLGERLFPLIQAMHPSLAGKITGMLLEIDNSELLHMLESPESLRSKVDEAVAVLQAHQAKEAAQKVVNNATGVPSV; this comes from the exons ATGAATCCTAGTGCTCCCAGCTACCCTATGGCTTCACTGTATGTGGGAGATCTGCACCCAGATGTAACAGAGGCCATGCTGTATGAGAAGTTCAGCCCTGCTGGTCCTATCTTATCCATCAGAGTTTGCAGGGACATGATTACACGCCGCTCCCTTGGCTATGCCTATGTTAACTTCCAGCAGCCGGCCGATG ctgAACGTGCTTTAGATACAATGAACTTTGACGTCATAAAGGGCAAGCCTGTGCGCATCATGTGGTCTCAACGTGATCCATCTCTGCGTAAGAGCGGCGTTGGTAACATTTTCATCAAAAACCTGGACAAGTCCATTGATAACAAAGCTCTGTATGATACATTTTCTGCATTTGGAAATATCCTGTCTTGCAAG GTGGTGTGTGATGAAAATGGATCAAAGGGCTATGGATTTGTTCATTTCGAGACACAGGAGGCAGCAGAAAGAGCTATTGATAAAATGAATGGCATGCTCCTAAATGACCGCAAAGT GTTTGTTGGGCGGTTTAAGTCTCGCAAAGAACGTGAAGCTGAACTTGGAGCTAGAGCAAAGGAATTCACCAATGTTTATATCAAAAATTTTGGAGAAGACATGGATGATGAAAGGCTTAAAGAAATGTTTGGAAGATATG GCCCTGCACTGAGTGTGAAGGTTATGACTGATGACAGCGGAAAGTCCAAAGGCTTTGGCTTTGTCAGCTTTGAAAGACACGAAGATGCTCAAAAA gCTGTGGATGACATGAATGGCAAGGACATGAATGGAAAGGCTATTTATGTAGGACGAGCCCAGAAGAAGGTGGAAAGACAAACTGAGCTTAAGCGAAAGTTTGAACAAATGAAGCAGGACAGAATCACTAGATACCAG gGTGTAAATCTTTACGTTAAGAATCTTGACGATGGTATTGATGATGAGCGACTACGGAAAGAATTTGCACCTTTTGGTACCATCACTAGTGCCAAG GTAATGATGGAAGGTGGTCGCAGCAAAGGGTTTGGTTTCGTATGCTTCTCCTCCCCTGAAGAAGCCACCAAAGCAGTCACAGAAATGAATGGCAGAATTGTGGCCACCAAGCCCTTGTATGTTGCTCTGGCACAACGCAAGGAAGAGCGACAAGCTCATCTCACCAACCAGTACATGCAAAGGATGGCAAGTGTTCGTGCTGTACCCAATCCTGTGATCAACCCTTACCAGCCACCTCCATCCAGCTATTTCATGGCGGCAATCCCACCG GCTCAGAATCGTGCTGCATACTACCCAGCTGGCCAACTTGCCCAGCTTAGACCAAGTCCCCGCTGGACTGCTCAAGGTGCAAGACCCCATC CATTCCAGAACATGCCAGGCGCCATCCGCCCTGCTGCTCCCAGGCCACCAGCATTTGGTGCAATGAGACCAACTTCTCAGGTCCCGCGCGTCATGTCAACTCAGCGTGTTG CTAATACATCAACACAGACTATGGGTCCCCGGCCAACTGCTGCTGCGGCTGCAGCTGCTGCTACTTCCGCCGTTCGGACAGTCCCTCAATATAAATATGCTGCTGGCGTTCGCAATCCTCAGCAACATCTTAATACACAGCCTCAAGTTGCCATGCAGCAG CCCGCTGTCCATGTGCAAGGTCAGGAGCCCTTGACGGCTTCTATGTTGGCCTCCGCCCCTCCACAGGAACAAAAGCAAATGCTAG GTGAGCGTCTGTTCCCACTCATTCAGGCCATGCACCCATCTCTGGCTGGTAAAATTACTGGTATGTTACTTGAGATTGACAACTCTGAACTTCTCCACATGCTTGAGTCACCCGAGTCTCTCCGTTCCAAG GTTGATGAAGCTGTAGCTGTATTGCAAGCTCACCAGGCTAAGGAGGCTGCCCAAAAAGTGGTCAACAATGCTACTGGTGTCCCAAGTGTTTAA